The DNA region ACCTATTTTCATACGAATTTGATTTATAAAAATTACCATTGAGTTCATTTTTGCTACAACTGATGTTAATTTTCTTAACGCCTGACTCATAAGTCTTGCTTGAAGACCTACATGAGTATCTCCCATCTCTCCATCAATTTCAGCCTTAGGAGTAAGTGCAGCAACACTATCCACTACTATAAGTTCTACTGCTCCACTACTTGCTAAGCGTTCTACAATCTCTAATGCTTCTTCTCCGCAACTTGGTTGAGATACTAATAAATCATCAGTAATTACACCTAGATTTTTTGCATATACAGGGTCAAGTGCGTGTTCAGCGTCAATAAAAGCACAAGTGCAACCCATTTTTTGAGCTTGAGCAATTATTTGCAAGGTTAAAGTAGTTTTTCCACTACTTTCTGGTCCATAAATTTCTATTATTCTTCCTTTAGGAACCCCACCAATTCCAAGTGCAATATCCAGTCCAAGCGAGCCTGTAGAAATTGGTTCAGCCTTTACAATAGGCTTATCTCCAAATCTAACAATAGCACCTTCTCCACAAGTTTTATTAATACTTTTAAGTGCGGCTTCAAGAGCTTTTGCTTTATCATCAATTATTGCTGTTTCTTTTGCTTTTGCCATACCTTTCCTTTTTTTTAATTTTTTAATTTGATTTTTAACCTAAGATTATAAATAAATAAGAATATTGCTATAAATGTTGCTATTAAAAAAGTATCTCTTGGATGATGAAGATTAAATAAATATTCAAAAATTCCATCAATTATAGGACTAGAAAATTGTCCGCTAAAAACAGCTATACTAGCTACAGCCATATTTGTAGCAAGATTTTGCTTTTTACTCCTAGTACTAATTTGTGAAAAGAAAAATGGCAATGTCAAACCCATAGCAATACCATTTAATATAGCTCCAAGTATTCCTAAAATCAACATTAAATTTATTCCAAAAATCTCAATAACACTATTAAGCCTTATAGAAAATAATAAAAAAGCCAGTATATAAATAAATGTTCCAATAATTTTTATTTTTGTTTTTATTTTTTTAATCAAATTTGCTAATTTCATAGAAGCAATTGCTCCAAATAAGCCATTAAGCCCCATAATTACACCAATAAAACTTGCGCTAATGATTTGCTCTTTTTGATAAATTATTGAAAAATTATTCGTAAAATTAAAAAACAAAACTTGGACTAAAAATAAATTAATATAAATTCCACTAAGATTTTTTATATTTCTTAAATCTAATTTCTTTTTTTTCTCCGCTATTTTTATATTAGGTAAAAAAATCATATTTAAAACAAATAAAACCAAAGCAAAAAGATATATTAAAAAGCTATATTGCCAAGAAATTGACGCTAAAAAGCCAGAAAAACTAACGGTAATAACTGCTCCTAATTGATTACACATTGCACTAAGTCCCATTAGTTTTCCTTGCTCTTCTTTTTTAAATAAAAAGCCAAGTAAAGAAACACTTAATGGCATTAAAAAGCCAGTGCCTAAGCCTAAAATCGCTCTAAACACCAAAACCTGAATTATGTCATCTAAGAAAAATGGAGCAACCCCGCCAACTATAAACAATATAAAACCTATAAAAGCAAGTTGCTTAACGCTTAAATAATTTGCTAATTTTGCAAAAATTAAGCTTGAAAAGATAATAAAAAGTGAAGGTAAAGTAATAATTAATTTAATAAGTAATTCACTATCATTTGAAAAATGCTTAGCAATAAGTCCTAAAGCAGGTGCAACGGCAGCTCCACCTGTAACGGTTGCTAAGGAAATACTTAAAATTGAGATTTTTAGCATATTCATTGAAGTTTCCTTAAGATTTATATAAAAAAACTATAATGAAAAAAATCAAATTAAAGGCAAATAATGAGAATTACACTACTTAATTACACCCCACTAAATATCTGTTCTCACGCTATGAGAACTTGTTGGCAAAGCTTTGATAAAGGCGATAACGGAGGAGAAAAAGACTGCGAACTAATAAATCGTATCGGAAATATTTATAAGCACTCTAGCACGCTTGAACATTTAAATTATAATTTTTATATTCAAGGCATTTCAAGAGCTTGTTTGCAAGAATTAGCAAGACACCGCCACGCAAGTTTATCAGTAAAAAGCACTAGATATACTCTAAAAGAACTAAGAAATGAAAGTGAGTTTAAGGAATTTGATTTTGCTAATGCACAAAAATATATTGTGCTAACTGGAAATCGCTTGGTTGATAATGCTAGTATTTGTGCTTTAGAAAAACTAAGAATTATTTTAAATACCGAAGGAATGACACAAGATATTGCTAAATATGCCTTGCCAGAATGCTATAAAACCGAGCTTACTTGGAGTATAAATGCAAGAGCTTTACAAAATTTCTTAACTCTTAGAACTAGTAAAGCCGCACTTAAAGAGATTAGAGAACTTGCATTTAATATCTATGAAGCTTTACCTAAAGAGCATAAATTCATTTTCAAAGGTTGCTTAAATGAAGCAAATTAGCCTAGCTCATAGCCCTGATGCTGATGATATTTTTATGTATGCAGCAATTCGCTATGGTTGGATAAGTTCGGAGTTTAATTATACTAGCGTTGCTGATGATATAGAAACGCTAAATAAAGCAAGTTTAAATAATATTTATGATGTTTGTGCAATTTCTTTTGCTGTGTATCCTAAAATTCAAAGCGAATATGCCTTGCTAAGATGTGCTACTAGTTTTGGCAATGGCTATGGTCCAAAACTAATCACTCTAAAAGATAAGGTTTTAAAACCTAATTTTAAAGTGGCTTTAAGTGGGGAAAATACCACAAATGCTTTAATTTTTAAACTAGCATATCCTAATGCAAGAATTACTTATATGAACTTTTTAGATATAGAAAAAGCTGTTTTAGATGGTAGTGTAGATGCTGGGGTGTTAATACATGAGAGTATTCTTAATTTTAGTGATAAATTAAGAGTTGAGCGTGAGATTTGGGATATTTGGGCGGAGTTTTGCAAGGCTGAATGTGGCGAAGTGCTTACCTTACCGCTTGGTGGAATGGCAATACGCCGCTCTTTAATGCTAAGTGATGCAATTAAAATTGAAAATGAGCTAACTCGTGCAGTCAAAGTCGCTACTCAAAATAAAGCTTTATTAAGTCGTATATTGCTTGGCAAAAACGAAGTGAGAGTAAATGAAGATGAGCTTAATAAATATCTAAGTCTTTATGCAAACGATGATAGTATTAGTTTAAAAGATGAGCAAATAAAATCACTTGAAGTATTGTTTAAATTAGGTGAGCGAGTTGGCTTTAGTCCTTGTGATGTAAGGCTTAATCTAATTCCAAGCGAATACGAAAGCTTAAGAAATTCATGAAAAATCTTTTAATAATAGTAGATTTTCAAAATGATTTTGTGAGTGGGTCGCTAGGATTTGAAAATGCTTTAAAAATTGAAAATGCCATTATCAATAAATTTAAAATTTATGAAAAAAATAATGATGATATAGTATTTACGATTGATTGCCATGAAGATGATTATTTAAGTAGTATTGAAGGGCAAAATTTACCAATAAAACATTGTATAAAAAATACAAAAGGTATTGAAATTTACGGAGCTTTAAATGATTTATCAAAAAACTATAAAAAATTTTATAAAAATACATTTGGCTCACTTGAATTAGCAAATTTCATAGCCACAAAAAATTATAAAAATATAGAGTTAGTAGGACTTGTGAGTAATATTTGCGTTTTCTCAAACGCTATTATGGCAAAATCGGCAAGTCCTAATTCT from Campylobacter sp. MG1 includes:
- the thyX gene encoding FAD-dependent thymidylate synthase, which codes for MRITLLNYTPLNICSHAMRTCWQSFDKGDNGGEKDCELINRIGNIYKHSSTLEHLNYNFYIQGISRACLQELARHRHASLSVKSTRYTLKELRNESEFKEFDFANAQKYIVLTGNRLVDNASICALEKLRIILNTEGMTQDIAKYALPECYKTELTWSINARALQNFLTLRTSKAALKEIRELAFNIYEALPKEHKFIFKGCLNEAN
- the recA gene encoding recombinase RecA, with product MIDDKAKALEAALKSINKTCGEGAIVRFGDKPIVKAEPISTGSLGLDIALGIGGVPKGRIIEIYGPESSGKTTLTLQIIAQAQKMGCTCAFIDAEHALDPVYAKNLGVITDDLLVSQPSCGEEALEIVERLASSGAVELIVVDSVAALTPKAEIDGEMGDTHVGLQARLMSQALRKLTSVVAKMNSMVIFINQIRMKIGQMGYGSPETTTGGNALKFYASVRIDIRKTATLKQGEEPIGNRTKAKIVKNKVAPPFKSAEFDIMFGEGISYEGELIDYGIKLDIVDKSGAWLSYGGNKLGQGRENAKIFLKENKEIANEIAEKIKASIGENITLEGDESFENSED
- a CDS encoding menaquinone biosynthesis family protein; translated protein: MKQISLAHSPDADDIFMYAAIRYGWISSEFNYTSVADDIETLNKASLNNIYDVCAISFAVYPKIQSEYALLRCATSFGNGYGPKLITLKDKVLKPNFKVALSGENTTNALIFKLAYPNARITYMNFLDIEKAVLDGSVDAGVLIHESILNFSDKLRVEREIWDIWAEFCKAECGEVLTLPLGGMAIRRSLMLSDAIKIENELTRAVKVATQNKALLSRILLGKNEVRVNEDELNKYLSLYANDDSISLKDEQIKSLEVLFKLGERVGFSPCDVRLNLIPSEYESLRNS
- a CDS encoding cysteine hydrolase family protein, translating into MKNLLIIVDFQNDFVSGSLGFENALKIENAIINKFKIYEKNNDDIVFTIDCHEDDYLSSIEGQNLPIKHCIKNTKGIEIYGALNDLSKNYKKFYKNTFGSLELANFIATKNYKNIELVGLVSNICVFSNAIMAKSASPNSNILIDASATSSNDLFMQKISFEVLKNLHIQIINDGL
- a CDS encoding MFS transporter, translating into MNMLKISILSISLATVTGGAAVAPALGLIAKHFSNDSELLIKLIITLPSLFIIFSSLIFAKLANYLSVKQLAFIGFILFIVGGVAPFFLDDIIQVLVFRAILGLGTGFLMPLSVSLLGFLFKKEEQGKLMGLSAMCNQLGAVITVSFSGFLASISWQYSFLIYLFALVLFVLNMIFLPNIKIAEKKKKLDLRNIKNLSGIYINLFLVQVLFFNFTNNFSIIYQKEQIISASFIGVIMGLNGLFGAIASMKLANLIKKIKTKIKIIGTFIYILAFLLFSIRLNSVIEIFGINLMLILGILGAILNGIAMGLTLPFFFSQISTRSKKQNLATNMAVASIAVFSGQFSSPIIDGIFEYLFNLHHPRDTFLIATFIAIFLFIYNLRLKIKLKN